From Acidovorax sp. FHTAMBA, one genomic window encodes:
- a CDS encoding phage holin family protein codes for MNWLSLLGLEALVARWRANVIEGAIAVEDRMDLARLEWHDQKQRLQQMLVLTIVVAGLTVVALIMLSLAVLVHFWDTPHRTLVAWLVAAVWTVGWAAMLMSLVSVVQKAGNGFALTRRELAQDWRDIKERL; via the coding sequence ATGAACTGGCTTTCTCTTCTGGGGCTGGAGGCACTGGTAGCCCGTTGGCGCGCCAATGTGATCGAAGGCGCGATTGCGGTGGAAGACCGGATGGACCTGGCCAGGCTGGAATGGCACGATCAGAAGCAGCGTTTGCAGCAAATGCTGGTGCTGACCATCGTGGTCGCAGGGCTCACGGTGGTGGCGTTGATCATGCTTTCGCTGGCGGTGCTGGTGCATTTCTGGGATACGCCCCATCGTACGCTGGTGGCCTGGCTGGTTGCCGCTGTATGGACTGTGGGATGGGCCGCGATGCTGATGTCGCTGGTGTCTGTGGTTCAGAAGGCGGGGAATGGTTTTGCCCTGACGCGCCGCGAACTCGCGCAGGACTGGCGGGATATCAAGGAACGTCTGTGA
- the rpiA gene encoding ribose-5-phosphate isomerase RpiA, which translates to MTTTPSLTQDELKTLVGQAALQYVVPGDIVGVGTGSTVNKFIDALATMKNQIKGAVSSSVASTERLKAIGIPVLDANDVESLAVYIDGADEIDGKGHMVKGGGAALTREKIVAALARRFVCIADESKLVQVLGQFPLPVEVIPMAANHVARRFAAMGGQAQLRMRDGQPLVTDNGQQILDVRGLSITDPLAFESDINQWPGVVTVGVFAHQKASVCLLGTAQGVNTLTY; encoded by the coding sequence ATGACGACCACTCCTTCCCTCACCCAAGACGAACTCAAGACCCTGGTAGGCCAAGCCGCGCTGCAATACGTGGTGCCTGGCGATATCGTGGGCGTAGGCACCGGCTCCACCGTCAACAAGTTCATCGACGCTCTGGCCACCATGAAGAACCAGATCAAAGGTGCTGTCTCCAGTTCAGTGGCCAGCACGGAGCGGCTCAAGGCGATCGGGATCCCAGTGTTGGATGCCAACGACGTGGAATCGCTCGCGGTCTACATCGACGGAGCGGATGAAATTGATGGCAAAGGCCACATGGTCAAAGGTGGTGGCGCCGCCTTGACGCGCGAAAAAATCGTTGCGGCGCTGGCCAGGCGCTTTGTGTGTATTGCAGACGAATCCAAGCTGGTCCAGGTTCTGGGGCAGTTTCCTCTGCCGGTGGAGGTGATCCCGATGGCTGCCAACCATGTTGCTCGGCGTTTTGCAGCGATGGGTGGCCAGGCGCAGCTTCGGATGCGGGATGGGCAACCGCTGGTCACCGACAACGGTCAGCAGATCCTGGATGTCCGCGGGCTCTCGATCACGGACCCGTTGGCGTTTGAATCCGACATCAATCAGTGGCCGGGGGTGGTGACTGTGGGGGTTTTTGCGCACCAGAAGGCATCTGTCTGTCTTCTGGGCACCGCGCAAGGTGTGAATACGCTTACTTACTGA
- a CDS encoding AI-2E family transporter, protein MLHHNLQDKAFLLLLILVTIAFGAILWQFHGAVFWGVILAVLFAPLHRKLLRRMPRRPTLAALCTLGLCLVVVILPMAAITVSLIQEATVIYERVRSGQINFGLYLQQVIAALPPWAASLMDRLELTSLGELQQKLSSFAVQASQFIATQALSIGQNTLQFIVSFGIMLYLLFFLLRDGARLALRIRQATPLDETHKRQLVGKFTTVIRATVKGNIVVAASQGALGGMMFWFLGIQGPVLWGVLMAFLSLLPAVGAGLIWVPVAIYFLATGAIWQGVVLTAFGIFVIGLVDNVLRPILVGKDTKMPDYVVLISTLGGMALFGLTGFVIGPVIAALFMASWDLFSPPVAEDTSSR, encoded by the coding sequence ATGCTGCATCACAACCTTCAGGACAAAGCTTTCCTATTACTGCTCATCCTTGTCACGATCGCATTTGGCGCAATCCTGTGGCAGTTTCATGGGGCGGTTTTCTGGGGGGTGATATTGGCCGTTCTTTTTGCGCCGCTGCACCGCAAGCTGCTGCGCCGAATGCCCAGACGCCCCACGCTGGCTGCGCTGTGCACGCTGGGCCTGTGTCTCGTGGTAGTGATCCTGCCGATGGCCGCCATCACCGTGTCACTGATTCAAGAAGCCACGGTGATCTACGAGCGGGTTCGCTCCGGCCAGATCAACTTCGGGTTGTACCTGCAACAGGTCATCGCAGCCCTTCCGCCCTGGGCTGCGAGCTTGATGGACCGTCTTGAACTCACCAGCCTCGGGGAGCTTCAACAAAAGCTGTCTTCGTTCGCCGTACAGGCCAGCCAGTTTATTGCCACGCAGGCGCTGAGCATTGGGCAGAACACGCTGCAGTTCATCGTCAGCTTCGGCATCATGCTCTACCTGCTGTTCTTCCTGTTGCGCGATGGTGCCCGATTGGCATTGCGTATTCGGCAGGCCACCCCGCTGGATGAGACGCACAAGCGGCAATTGGTGGGGAAATTCACCACCGTGATCCGTGCGACTGTCAAGGGCAATATCGTCGTGGCGGCCTCCCAGGGCGCACTCGGCGGAATGATGTTCTGGTTTCTCGGAATCCAGGGCCCCGTACTGTGGGGCGTACTGATGGCGTTCCTGTCGCTTCTGCCCGCGGTGGGCGCGGGACTGATCTGGGTACCCGTTGCCATCTACTTTCTGGCCACGGGTGCCATATGGCAGGGCGTGGTGCTGACTGCTTTCGGGATCTTCGTGATCGGGCTGGTCGACAACGTACTGCGCCCCATCCTGGTGGGCAAGGACACCAAGATGCCCGACTACGTGGTGCTGATTTCCACGCTGGGCGGTATGGCCTTGTTCGGACTCACCGGGTTTGTCATTGGCCCGGTCATCGCAGCACTTTTCATGGCCAGTTGGGATCTGTTCTCCCCTCCGGTTGCGGAAGACACGTCGTCCCGTTGA
- a CDS encoding quinone-dependent dihydroorotate dehydrogenase, translating into MSLIPYALTRPFLFGMDAETAHELTMDMLARGQRTPLQWAWCNETVDDPVVLAGLTFPNRVGMAAGLDKNARCIDALGAMGFGFVEVGTVTPKAQPGNPKPRMFRLPEARALINRLGFNNEGLDAFLHNVQQAQFRSQSRKHPLLLGLNIGKNATTPIENATSDYLTCLEGVYPHADYVTVNISSPNTQNLRALQSDAALDALLGAIAERREALATQHGRRVPVFVKIAPDLDEAQVSVIAATLQRHGMDGVIATNTTISRTAVQGLRHAEEAGGLSGAPVLEASNQVIRQLRAALGSRFPIIGVGGIMSAADAVSKVRAGADVVQIYTGLIYEGPALVVKAAKAIKAMR; encoded by the coding sequence ATGTCCCTCATCCCCTACGCCCTCACCCGCCCCTTTCTCTTTGGCATGGATGCCGAGACCGCCCACGAACTCACCATGGACATGCTGGCACGCGGGCAGCGCACCCCGCTGCAATGGGCCTGGTGCAATGAAACCGTGGACGACCCCGTGGTGTTGGCGGGCCTGACCTTTCCCAACCGCGTGGGGATGGCGGCAGGCCTGGACAAGAACGCCCGCTGCATCGACGCGCTGGGGGCCATGGGCTTCGGCTTTGTCGAGGTCGGCACGGTGACGCCCAAGGCGCAGCCTGGCAACCCCAAGCCGCGCATGTTCCGCCTGCCAGAAGCACGCGCGCTGATCAACCGCCTGGGCTTCAACAACGAGGGCCTTGACGCGTTCCTGCACAACGTGCAGCAGGCTCAATTTCGCTCGCAAAGCCGCAAACATCCCCTGCTGCTGGGCCTCAACATCGGAAAGAACGCCACCACCCCCATCGAGAATGCCACCAGCGACTACCTGACCTGTCTGGAGGGCGTCTATCCCCACGCTGACTACGTGACGGTCAACATCAGCTCACCCAACACCCAGAACCTGCGGGCCCTGCAAAGCGACGCTGCCCTGGACGCCTTGCTGGGTGCCATTGCCGAGCGGCGTGAGGCCCTGGCCACCCAGCATGGTCGCCGCGTGCCGGTGTTCGTGAAAATTGCCCCCGACCTCGATGAAGCCCAGGTGTCGGTGATCGCCGCCACACTGCAACGCCACGGGATGGACGGCGTGATCGCCACCAACACCACCATCAGCCGCACCGCAGTGCAGGGCCTGCGCCATGCCGAGGAAGCCGGTGGACTCAGCGGAGCGCCGGTGCTGGAGGCCAGCAACCAGGTTATCCGCCAGCTGCGCGCCGCGCTTGGCAGCCGCTTTCCCATCATTGGGGTGGGCGGCATCATGAGCGCAGCAGACGCGGTCAGCAAAGTCCGCGCGGGTGCGGATGTGGTGCAAATCTATACGGGGCTGATCTACGAAGGCCCTGCACTGGTGGTCAAGGCGGCAAAGGCCATCAAAGCCATGAGATGA